In Nostoc sp. UHCC 0926, a single genomic region encodes these proteins:
- a CDS encoding DUF4280 domain-containing protein: MALQVCSGATLKCSFGVAPSSLVVLPINRVLTRTPDANILDNKPLVNIMPFGMCLSLANPEVASATAAAFGVLTPMPCVPVIPAPWIPGSPTVLIGKSPALNNLSKLMCAWAGVITVINPGQTTVFIP; this comes from the coding sequence ATGGCTCTGCAAGTATGTTCTGGCGCAACGCTCAAATGTAGCTTTGGTGTAGCACCAAGTTCGTTGGTAGTTCTGCCAATCAACCGGGTATTGACTCGTACACCAGATGCTAACATTTTGGATAACAAGCCGTTGGTTAATATCATGCCTTTTGGTATGTGTTTATCTCTCGCAAATCCAGAAGTTGCATCCGCTACCGCAGCCGCCTTTGGCGTGTTGACTCCCATGCCTTGTGTGCCCGTGATACCCGCCCCGTGGATACCAGGTTCGCCTACTGTTCTGATTGGCAAAAGCCCAGCGCTGAATAATTTATCTAAATTAATGTGTGCGTGGGCGGGCGTGATTACGGTAATTAACCCCGGTCAAACAACCGTATTCATCCCTTGA
- a CDS encoding GPW/gp25 family protein → MVYGGQKDYLGTGLAYPLHLNVQGGIQLSREDQKVKESIWIILRTGVGERLYRPTFGSRLSELAFATLNSETLLRIRLYVLEALEVWEPRIIIDEVIADPDPVRGRVDIIINYRLKDGPDIYSFVYPYYLVSAGEES, encoded by the coding sequence ATGGTTTATGGTGGGCAAAAAGACTATTTAGGGACAGGTTTGGCTTATCCACTGCATTTAAATGTGCAAGGTGGGATACAACTTAGCCGTGAAGATCAAAAAGTTAAAGAATCTATTTGGATTATCCTTCGCACTGGAGTAGGTGAGCGGCTTTATCGACCGACCTTTGGATCTCGCTTGTCAGAATTGGCGTTTGCAACCTTGAATAGCGAGACCCTACTGCGAATCCGTCTTTATGTCTTGGAAGCTTTAGAAGTTTGGGAACCGCGCATTATTATCGATGAAGTTATCGCCGATCCCGACCCTGTACGTGGCAGAGTGGATATCATCATCAATTATCGACTCAAAGACGGGCCCGATATTTATAGTTTTGTTTATCCTTATTATTTGGTTTCAGCTGGGGAGGAATCGTGA
- a CDS encoding CIS tube protein translates to MPSPAIIVIQKLQPQLEKAKLLAYNKEAPDIELMFNPTDISFARTVRWKNDDGNRGTTLLPKINFSAIEPYTFTLKQLLYDTYETKESVMKKYIDNIKKGVEGITKIPDSRPPVYIFTWKTEYFYCVITSLTYTLNMFLSDGTPVRALVDIALQEVDQKNLPGGTQSLSKAEARERQPSSTLGNTGKQNSQTPSNSQKSSNSQKSSKSKK, encoded by the coding sequence ATGCCAAGTCCAGCAATTATTGTTATTCAAAAGCTTCAACCGCAACTTGAGAAAGCCAAACTTCTAGCTTATAACAAGGAAGCACCAGATATTGAATTAATGTTTAATCCCACAGACATTAGTTTTGCTCGCACTGTTAGGTGGAAAAATGACGATGGTAATAGAGGAACTACTCTACTTCCCAAGATAAATTTTTCGGCAATTGAGCCTTACACTTTCACACTTAAACAGTTACTATATGATACTTATGAAACGAAAGAGTCGGTGATGAAAAAGTATATAGACAACATTAAAAAAGGTGTAGAAGGTATCACTAAAATACCTGACAGTCGTCCACCTGTTTACATATTCACATGGAAAACAGAGTATTTTTATTGTGTAATCACGAGTCTAACTTACACTTTAAATATGTTTCTGAGTGATGGTACACCAGTAAGGGCACTGGTAGATATAGCCTTGCAAGAAGTAGATCAAAAAAACCTTCCTGGAGGAACTCAATCTCTATCTAAAGCCGAAGCTCGTGAGCGTCAGCCAAGTAGTACTCTAGGAAATACTGGGAAACAAAATTCACAAACGCCATCAAATTCACAAAAGTCATCAAATTCACAAAAGTCATCAAAGTCCAAAAAGTGA
- a CDS encoding putative baseplate assembly protein, which yields MNFDFLPKLPSSNLDDRAFDDLVEECIMRIPRYCPEWTDHNLSDPGITLIELFAWLTDQMLLRFNQVPRKNYVAFLELLGIRLQPAAPARTELTFYLSAALPEAYTIPAGLEASTIQTETTEAITFSTDSPLIIGIPRIQHFLTAQIAEDIPQTLRERVTSSWTRESDGFWTGSELSIFEEEPQPGNCFYLAIASDDPLDGNVLDITFQGAAATPAGINPNQPPRKWEAWDGEHWQPVLLQESDDDTRGFSFYELAEQGGNPSQGADVRLHLPRNWPVTNFTSYRGRWLRCTFTVTETNQSGYNRPPRITGLAVQSMGGTVRASHSTFIQDERLGISEGKPGQTFELQSAPILERRENEYILVTPAGGLPQKWTEVRDFADSRSHHFHYSIDSITGTIQFGPLIREPSQLKQQTQVRSRIQQPALNDTFVQVSTLENNQSEHQYGAIPPRDSEIKMVAYRTGGGREGNVQAGTIQFLKSAYPYITSVINHVPAINGADAESLEQAVIKAPRILRTRDRAVTAEDFEVLAQQAGNGAIARVRCLPANSQRQAGIVSLLIVPFANTDAIAQGNGMTPEEFALSNALQEQIISYLDERRLLGVQIELEEPNYVGVSVQTEVALEPAYDNPFAREEIRRNLRRSLYKYLNPLTGGIDGKGWPFGRPVYTSDIVALLQQTPGVRHLGPVLLFPIRKQGENWRRQPSPEQLIDPGSEGLICSWANTNLRSNHDIQIINR from the coding sequence GTGAACTTTGACTTTTTACCGAAATTACCTTCTTCCAACTTAGACGATCGCGCCTTCGATGATTTGGTGGAAGAATGTATTATGCGTATTCCTCGCTACTGTCCAGAATGGACAGACCATAACCTCAGTGATCCAGGGATTACGCTAATTGAGTTATTTGCTTGGTTAACTGACCAGATGTTGCTCAGATTTAACCAAGTACCTCGAAAAAATTATGTAGCTTTCTTAGAATTACTGGGTATTCGTCTCCAGCCTGCCGCCCCAGCCCGCACGGAATTAACTTTTTATTTAAGCGCTGCACTGCCTGAAGCCTACACTATTCCGGCAGGATTAGAAGCTTCAACTATCCAAACTGAAACCACAGAAGCTATTACCTTTAGTACAGATTCTCCTCTAATTATTGGCATACCCCGGATACAGCACTTCTTAACTGCCCAAATCGCCGAAGACATTCCCCAAACTCTGCGAGAAAGAGTCACAAGTTCATGGACTCGTGAATCTGACGGTTTCTGGACAGGCAGTGAACTATCGATATTTGAAGAGGAACCCCAGCCTGGTAACTGCTTTTATTTAGCGATCGCTTCTGATGATCCTTTAGATGGTAATGTTCTAGATATTACTTTCCAAGGAGCCGCAGCTACGCCTGCTGGTATTAACCCCAATCAACCGCCTCGGAAGTGGGAAGCTTGGGATGGAGAACATTGGCAACCAGTTTTATTGCAAGAGTCAGATGATGACACTCGTGGCTTCAGTTTTTACGAACTCGCTGAACAAGGTGGGAACCCGTCTCAAGGAGCAGATGTCCGTTTGCATTTACCGCGAAATTGGCCTGTTACCAACTTTACCTCTTACCGGGGTCGCTGGCTACGCTGTACCTTTACTGTCACAGAAACAAATCAATCTGGTTACAATCGTCCACCACGAATTACTGGTTTAGCAGTGCAGTCAATGGGTGGTACGGTACGGGCTAGTCACAGTACTTTCATTCAAGATGAGCGTCTAGGAATTAGTGAGGGTAAACCCGGACAGACTTTTGAATTACAAAGCGCACCGATTTTAGAACGCAGAGAAAATGAATATATCTTAGTTACTCCCGCTGGTGGATTGCCTCAGAAGTGGACTGAGGTGAGAGATTTTGCTGATTCCAGGTCGCATCACTTTCATTACAGCATCGATTCGATCACTGGTACAATCCAATTTGGGCCGCTGATTCGTGAACCTAGCCAACTTAAACAGCAAACACAGGTGCGATCACGAATCCAGCAACCAGCACTAAATGACACATTTGTACAAGTTAGTACCCTGGAAAACAATCAATCTGAACACCAGTACGGGGCGATTCCTCCCCGTGACTCAGAGATTAAAATGGTTGCTTATCGTACAGGCGGTGGTAGAGAAGGCAATGTTCAAGCTGGAACAATCCAGTTTTTGAAGTCTGCATATCCGTATATTACTAGTGTGATCAATCATGTACCAGCAATCAATGGTGCGGATGCGGAATCACTTGAGCAAGCTGTGATCAAGGCTCCCCGCATCCTCCGCACCCGCGATCGCGCCGTCACTGCGGAAGATTTTGAAGTTTTAGCTCAACAGGCGGGGAATGGTGCGATCGCGCGTGTCCGCTGTTTGCCAGCAAATTCTCAAAGACAAGCTGGTATAGTTAGTTTGCTGATAGTTCCATTCGCAAATACAGATGCGATCGCCCAAGGCAATGGGATGACACCAGAAGAGTTTGCTCTGAGTAATGCCCTACAAGAGCAAATTATCAGTTACTTAGATGAAAGACGGTTATTAGGGGTACAAATAGAATTAGAAGAACCGAATTACGTAGGTGTTTCTGTACAGACAGAAGTTGCTTTAGAGCCAGCCTATGACAACCCTTTTGCCAGAGAAGAAATTCGCCGCAATTTAAGGCGATCGCTGTATAAATATTTAAATCCATTAACTGGAGGAATCGACGGCAAAGGTTGGCCATTTGGGCGACCTGTTTATACATCGGATATTGTGGCGTTACTGCAACAAACCCCGGGCGTGCGTCATTTAGGCCCCGTTTTGCTGTTTCCCATCCGCAAGCAAGGAGAAAATTGGCGACGACAACCATCGCCAGAACAATTGATTGACCCAGGATCGGAAGGTTTAATATGTTCTTGGGCTAATACCAATCTGCGTTCAAATCATGATATCCAGATCATTAATCGCTGA
- a CDS encoding VgrG-related protein has product MPTKESLYLSNLQIKIDGKAASPELMEDVLQMTIEESLHLPAMFTLVIHNSYNPTSDQPQNQPWRHEQFFKIGKKVTLGFSSSTTQDKNFKDEIENVLIEGEITGMEVHFNEKSEADMIVQGYDISHRLHRGRYNRSFSNQTDGKIVETIAKEVGITVGNVEKSTAVNEYVFQENQTNMEFLRERAARIGFELFVTDGKINFCAPKPKAQKPLPLEWLVDINKFSTRVTSAEQVSSVEVRAWDYTKKQLITGTANKEEQLTKTGNNQGSSTGTAFTNLKSYKMTVVDKPVATKKQADTMAQALCDELGGEFVYADAKAEGNPEIRPGRIISIKGMGDRYSGEYYVTETRHFYSKRVYYTDFSVRGLRSGDLFTTLSTQKRLQPSQTLLVGIVTDNKDPEGWGRVKVQFPTLTEKHTSDWARVVALGAGINRGFDCLPEVKDEVLVGFEHGDIYRPYIIGGVWNGTDAPPEDVVDSVTTKGLVRLRTFKTRVGHILQFVEEDESGNKSGKGAKGAKGAKGAKGAKGAKGAKGAKGAKAGNISKKGIRLETISGHQIYLNDSEECIVIQTKGGHTIKMDDTRMSKSVLVQSSGGHEINMNDVNKNVSVTSKGSLSLDAFTTIDIQAKGIITLKGSLIKLN; this is encoded by the coding sequence ATGCCTACTAAAGAAAGCCTTTATTTAAGTAATCTTCAAATTAAGATAGACGGAAAAGCCGCTTCTCCTGAATTAATGGAGGATGTGTTGCAAATGACAATAGAAGAAAGCCTTCATTTACCAGCGATGTTTACGCTAGTAATACATAATAGCTATAATCCTACATCTGACCAACCACAAAACCAGCCTTGGCGACATGAGCAGTTTTTTAAAATTGGGAAAAAAGTGACGTTGGGTTTTAGTTCGAGTACTACTCAAGATAAGAATTTTAAAGATGAGATAGAAAATGTACTGATTGAAGGCGAAATTACAGGGATGGAAGTTCACTTCAATGAAAAATCTGAAGCTGATATGATTGTTCAGGGCTATGATATTTCCCATCGTCTTCACAGAGGTCGTTATAATCGTTCTTTTTCAAACCAAACTGATGGCAAGATAGTCGAAACAATAGCTAAAGAAGTAGGGATAACAGTTGGCAATGTAGAGAAAAGTACCGCAGTCAATGAGTATGTCTTCCAAGAAAACCAAACTAATATGGAGTTTTTGCGGGAAAGGGCAGCCCGCATTGGTTTTGAATTATTTGTTACAGATGGCAAAATAAATTTTTGTGCACCAAAACCAAAAGCTCAAAAACCTTTACCACTAGAATGGCTAGTTGATATTAATAAATTTAGTACTCGCGTCACCAGTGCTGAACAAGTGAGTTCTGTGGAAGTACGTGCCTGGGACTATACCAAGAAACAATTGATTACCGGAACAGCTAACAAAGAGGAGCAACTAACTAAAACAGGTAATAATCAAGGAAGTAGTACTGGTACTGCATTTACCAATCTTAAGTCCTACAAAATGACTGTTGTAGATAAACCTGTTGCCACTAAAAAACAAGCAGATACTATGGCTCAGGCTCTGTGTGATGAACTGGGAGGAGAATTTGTTTATGCAGATGCCAAGGCAGAAGGTAATCCTGAGATTCGACCAGGGCGAATTATTAGTATTAAGGGTATGGGCGATCGCTATAGTGGAGAGTATTATGTTACAGAAACCCGCCATTTCTACAGTAAGCGGGTTTATTACACTGATTTCAGCGTCCGGGGACTACGTTCTGGTGACTTATTCACAACTCTATCTACACAAAAACGCCTACAGCCATCTCAGACTTTATTAGTGGGAATTGTAACTGATAACAAAGACCCAGAGGGATGGGGTAGAGTGAAGGTTCAGTTTCCCACCCTCACAGAAAAACATACAAGTGACTGGGCGAGAGTTGTAGCTTTGGGAGCAGGAATTAACAGAGGTTTCGACTGTTTACCAGAGGTGAAGGATGAAGTCTTGGTAGGTTTTGAGCATGGCGATATTTACCGTCCCTACATAATTGGCGGAGTATGGAACGGGACGGATGCACCACCGGAAGACGTGGTTGACTCAGTTACGACGAAAGGTCTTGTAAGATTACGCACCTTTAAAACTCGTGTAGGACATATTCTACAGTTTGTCGAAGAGGATGAATCAGGTAATAAAAGCGGTAAAGGTGCTAAAGGTGCTAAAGGCGCTAAAGGCGCTAAAGGTGCTAAAGGTGCTAAAGGTGCTAAAGGTGCTAAAGGCGCTAAAGCTGGTAACATTAGTAAAAAAGGTATTCGCCTAGAAACTATAAGTGGTCATCAAATTTATCTCAATGATAGTGAAGAGTGTATAGTGATTCAAACCAAAGGTGGTCATACAATCAAAATGGACGACACACGTATGAGTAAATCTGTTTTAGTGCAATCAAGCGGCGGTCATGAAATTAATATGAACGATGTAAATAAAAATGTTTCTGTGACATCAAAAGGTTCTCTGTCATTAGACGCTTTTACAACTATAGACATTCAAGCTAAGGGCATTATTACACTCAAAGGTTCGCTGATTAAACTTAATTAA
- the tnpA gene encoding IS200/IS605 family transposase, protein MAKFSPDEYRHEGNAVSLLNYHFVFIPKRRKKVLVGTIAEKLQEIIFEVCVENRWKVIALEIMPDHVHMFVNAKPSDDPSKIIRLIKGRASHVLRKEFPELMKLPTLWTPSYFVSTAGNVCTETVKRYIEQQKA, encoded by the coding sequence ATGGCTAAGTTTTCTCCCGATGAGTATCGGCATGAGGGTAACGCAGTCTCGCTCTTGAACTACCATTTTGTGTTTATTCCTAAACGCCGTAAAAAAGTCCTAGTAGGGACTATTGCAGAGAAACTACAAGAGATTATTTTTGAGGTTTGCGTTGAGAACAGATGGAAAGTTATTGCACTGGAAATTATGCCAGACCACGTTCACATGTTTGTAAATGCAAAGCCTAGTGATGACCCAAGCAAGATTATTCGGTTAATTAAAGGTCGAGCATCACATGTGCTGAGAAAAGAATTTCCAGAGCTAATGAAACTACCAACTCTCTGGACGCCTAGTTATTTCGTAAGCACGGCAGGCAATGTTTGCACAGAAACAGTGAAGCGATATATTGAGCAACAAAAAGCTTGA
- a CDS encoding RNA-guided endonuclease InsQ/TnpB family protein: protein MLVLEYKVKGKQFQYRAIDDAIRTSQFIRNKAIRFWMDADRELKVDKFALNKYSTELRKEFKFVADLNSLAVQSAAERGWFAISRFYDNCKSKRTGKKAENAVLGSPQVERFSKTGYPRFQKDCRSAEYKTSGWKLHPSKRRITFTDKKGIGELKLLGKWDLQTYDVKDIKRVRLIRRADGYYAQFCVGVDVVDIQPKTGTEIGLDVGIESFYSDSNGDHEPNPKFLRTAETSIKQSQKRIYKKVKGSSGRRKARIVYAKKHLKVSRQRNEHAKRIARNVCKSNDLVAYENLRVSNMVKNHCLAKSISDASWYLFRQWIEYFAGKFNKIAVAVPPHYTSQNCSSCGVIVKKSLSTRTHKCACGCELHRDVNAAVNILNLARARDGQSQSNANGLVTSTLLGESLVEQVARMKLESPRQ from the coding sequence ATGCTGGTTCTGGAGTACAAAGTCAAAGGCAAACAATTTCAATATAGAGCTATCGATGATGCTATTCGTACTAGCCAATTCATCCGCAACAAAGCGATTAGATTTTGGATGGATGCTGATAGAGAATTGAAAGTTGATAAGTTTGCCCTTAACAAGTATTCCACTGAACTACGCAAAGAATTTAAGTTTGTTGCTGACCTAAATTCTCTGGCTGTACAATCAGCAGCAGAGCGTGGATGGTTTGCTATATCCAGGTTTTACGATAATTGTAAATCTAAAAGAACAGGCAAGAAAGCGGAAAACGCGGTCTTGGGGTCTCCCCAAGTGGAGCGATTTTCCAAGACGGGCTATCCTCGCTTTCAGAAAGATTGTAGAAGTGCTGAATATAAAACGTCAGGCTGGAAGCTTCATCCAAGCAAAAGACGCATCACCTTTACTGACAAAAAAGGTATTGGTGAGTTGAAACTTTTGGGTAAGTGGGATTTACAAACATATGATGTTAAAGATATTAAGCGAGTAAGACTAATCCGACGCGCAGATGGGTATTATGCTCAGTTCTGTGTCGGTGTTGATGTTGTAGATATTCAACCCAAAACAGGTACTGAAATAGGCTTAGATGTCGGCATAGAGTCATTCTATTCTGATAGCAATGGGGATCATGAACCCAATCCTAAGTTTTTGCGAACAGCAGAAACATCAATTAAGCAATCTCAAAAACGTATTTACAAAAAGGTAAAAGGTTCATCGGGTAGACGCAAAGCAAGAATTGTCTACGCCAAAAAACACTTAAAAGTAAGTAGGCAACGGAATGAACACGCTAAGAGAATAGCGCGTAACGTATGCAAGTCTAACGACTTAGTAGCCTACGAAAATTTAAGAGTTTCAAATATGGTTAAAAATCATTGTTTGGCAAAATCGATTAGTGATGCTAGTTGGTATTTGTTTCGACAATGGATTGAATATTTTGCTGGCAAATTTAACAAGATAGCTGTAGCTGTACCACCTCATTACACCAGTCAAAACTGTAGTAGCTGCGGTGTAATTGTCAAAAAGTCTCTATCGACTCGTACCCATAAATGTGCTTGTGGATGCGAGTTGCATAGAGATGTTAACGCAGCGGTGAATATTCTGAATCTTGCAAGAGCTAGGGACGGGCAGTCCCAAAGTAACGCTAATGGACTAGTAACCTCTACGCTACTTGGCGAAAGCCTGGTAGAGCAAGTAGCTAGGATGAAATTAGAATCCCCTCGGCAATAG